Proteins from one Gimesia maris genomic window:
- a CDS encoding formylmethanofuran dehydrogenase subunit A, producing MSLSRIKNGTIYDPANGVNGEVRDLWIQDGKIIDRPPNADSFTGKTLDATGYVVMPGGIDMHCHIAGPKVNAGRKMTPDLKRTAPPIYRGEHTRSGTGGVVPSTFATGYLFASIGYTTAMDAAIPGLHARHAHEELQDTPILDKGFYLLFGNNHFVMKHLRNQDQNALDAYCAWLLESAKGYTIKIVNPGGVEDWKQISRKTIKELDSPVQNFGVTPRQIVRGLAGTADRLQLPHSVHIHCNNLGIPGNWETTLNTMESLEGHRGHLAHVQFHSYDGDPNDPASFSSATQKLVDYVNTHENITVDVGHINPGTTLSMTGDTPFSQFLHNINRNKWYTADCELESSCGVIPIEYRPQKSLINAVQWAIALEWYLLMEDPWRVIMTSDHPNGGAFYHYPEIIYLLMDRSFRLEFLSRMPEAIRERSVLADLEREYSLYEIAIITRAAPARVLGMKDKGHLGVGAHADITIYAPQQNRQEMFERPRWVYKDGQQVVADGEIQAHAFGKTYYTSPDFDQEFLPHIESWFNDNYSIRFRNYQIDSQEVPQAEEITCQLDLR from the coding sequence GTGTCTCTGTCTCGGATTAAAAATGGAACGATTTACGATCCAGCGAATGGAGTCAACGGCGAAGTCCGTGACCTGTGGATTCAGGACGGCAAGATCATTGACCGTCCCCCCAACGCAGATTCGTTCACAGGAAAAACTCTGGATGCTACCGGATACGTCGTGATGCCGGGCGGGATCGATATGCACTGTCATATTGCCGGTCCCAAAGTCAACGCGGGTCGTAAAATGACTCCGGATCTGAAACGCACGGCTCCCCCCATTTATCGCGGTGAACACACCCGTTCGGGAACAGGCGGCGTGGTTCCCAGTACCTTCGCCACCGGCTATCTGTTCGCCAGTATTGGTTACACGACTGCGATGGACGCCGCCATTCCAGGGCTGCATGCCCGCCATGCTCACGAAGAACTGCAGGACACGCCAATCCTGGACAAAGGCTTCTACCTGCTGTTCGGCAACAATCACTTCGTGATGAAGCATCTGCGGAACCAGGATCAGAATGCCCTTGATGCATATTGCGCCTGGCTATTGGAATCGGCTAAAGGTTATACCATCAAGATTGTCAATCCAGGTGGTGTCGAAGACTGGAAGCAGATCAGCCGCAAGACAATCAAGGAACTGGATTCCCCCGTGCAGAATTTCGGTGTCACGCCTCGTCAGATCGTACGCGGACTGGCAGGAACTGCAGACCGACTGCAGCTGCCACACTCGGTGCACATCCACTGCAATAACCTGGGAATTCCCGGAAACTGGGAAACGACGCTCAATACAATGGAGTCTCTGGAAGGCCATCGCGGGCATCTGGCACACGTCCAGTTTCATTCCTATGACGGCGATCCCAACGATCCTGCCAGCTTTTCTTCCGCGACACAAAAACTGGTGGATTATGTCAATACGCATGAAAACATCACGGTTGACGTGGGACACATCAATCCCGGCACTACGCTCTCCATGACCGGTGATACGCCTTTCAGCCAGTTCCTGCATAACATTAATCGGAATAAATGGTACACGGCAGACTGTGAACTGGAGAGTAGCTGTGGTGTGATTCCCATCGAATACCGCCCGCAGAAAAGTCTCATCAATGCGGTGCAATGGGCGATTGCACTGGAATGGTACCTGCTGATGGAAGATCCCTGGCGGGTCATCATGACCAGCGATCATCCGAATGGCGGGGCCTTTTATCATTATCCGGAGATCATCTACCTGTTGATGGATCGCAGCTTCCGCCTGGAATTTCTCTCCCGCATGCCCGAAGCAATTCGTGAACGCAGCGTGCTGGCTGATCTGGAACGGGAATATTCACTCTACGAAATTGCCATCATTACCCGGGCTGCTCCAGCGCGGGTGCTGGGTATGAAAGATAAAGGTCACCTGGGTGTCGGTGCCCATGCAGACATCACCATCTATGCACCACAGCAGAATCGACAGGAAATGTTCGAACGCCCTCGCTGGGTTTATAAAGATGGTCAGCAGGTTGTCGCTGATGGAGAAATCCAGGCGCATGCGTTTGGAAAAACCTATTACACATCGCCCGACTTTGATCAGGAATTTCTGCCACACATCGAAAGCTGGTTTAACGACAACTATTCGATTCGCTTCCGGAACTACCAGATCGACAGTCAGGAAGTTCCCCAGGCAGAAGAAATCACCTGCCAATTGGACTTACGCTAA
- a CDS encoding DUF2309 domain-containing protein, translating to MNKFANIHTDDQNSKSNHSEQFAELRHAIEHAAHLLPAQGPITVFVHHNTLHAFEDLSFEEGVVEAGRTFGCHPFLSEDHYRKKFENDQIRVSDIEAVLLSDLGENAEILIGNFGTRYALRLAMLQFPLHSGPVSELRWFIAETDALRHFRQEVEPAIREKTTTMTRHWIMRDYLNGDNRGEQSVKHILETLFSQFGKESIEKWNDHKWESFVLHFLWRVCYNRVQSTKLKSNFSQKRPRHRDLLLTSTGKDTDLIVHDVLIRFCAAFLDQGFGTWPLPGRELGFYHSFLQLYSESAIGPASELSGLRRELQRLQSSGIGPLESISESLTLLGVADDECDEFISQTLLALRGWAGMVWQMETNAEWMPHTAPPDSLIEFLAVRLILDRLAAKFVMQNTFGFEGQLDSIRNELLQQTDKHPQNKTSQRAFTIFQLAQVRGWSPEDLLHLSSEQWETLVQEFELFSSLERRRIYHLAFERKYRNETLDAVAIHSARQRTQRDQSKSETSQHPAYQVACCLDDREESFRRHLEEIAPECQTFGIAGFFGVAMYYRGAADAHFSPLCPVNIKPAHYVQEETLYSLTQASRRRAETRRRLGRATHQAHIGTRTFIGGLLTGLLGSLAAFPLVARILFPRTTAQIRRMFNRIVQPPITQLRLERMDDQPGPSNGQLGYSVDEMANIVEGGLRALGLAKPELFSPLVIICGHGSASLNNPHKAAYDCGACGGGRGGPNARAFAQMANDHRVRRILSERNLFIPDKTVFAGCYHNTCDDSITWYDLDRLPISQRELFEKAEKDLNEARARSAHERCRRFESAELLLSVNDALRHVEGRAEDLSQSRPECGHATNSLCFVGRREWSRGMFLDRRAFLTSYDPTQDDADSSILERLLQAVIPVCAGINLEYYFSYVDSAGYGCGTKLAHNITSLLGVMDGAASDLRPGLPWQMVEIHEPVRLLFVIETTPETMRRIIANNISIARLVNGNWIQLAVLNAETSQIHIFRNGDFEMYEPETNELPVTGSSIDWYRGWRDHLGFASIRDHDLSS from the coding sequence ATGAACAAATTTGCAAATATTCACACCGACGATCAAAATTCAAAATCGAATCACTCTGAACAGTTCGCCGAACTTCGTCATGCAATCGAACATGCTGCTCATCTCTTGCCAGCTCAAGGTCCCATCACCGTTTTCGTGCATCATAATACTCTGCATGCATTCGAGGATCTGTCCTTTGAAGAAGGGGTCGTCGAAGCAGGACGAACATTTGGATGCCATCCGTTTTTATCGGAAGATCATTACCGAAAAAAGTTTGAGAACGATCAGATTCGTGTCAGTGATATCGAAGCAGTATTATTGTCTGATCTTGGCGAAAACGCTGAAATCCTGATTGGAAATTTCGGAACACGATACGCTCTCCGATTAGCAATGCTGCAGTTCCCCCTGCATTCTGGACCAGTTTCTGAATTACGCTGGTTTATTGCAGAAACTGATGCTTTGCGGCATTTTCGTCAAGAAGTCGAACCGGCAATTCGCGAAAAAACAACCACAATGACGCGTCACTGGATCATGCGTGACTATCTGAATGGAGACAACAGAGGTGAGCAGTCGGTAAAACACATCCTGGAAACTCTCTTCTCTCAGTTTGGGAAAGAATCGATAGAAAAATGGAATGATCACAAGTGGGAATCATTTGTGTTACATTTCCTGTGGCGCGTCTGCTACAACAGAGTACAAAGCACAAAATTAAAGTCAAATTTTTCGCAGAAGCGCCCCAGACATCGTGATCTATTACTGACATCGACTGGTAAGGATACCGATCTTATTGTTCACGATGTGCTGATCCGTTTTTGTGCAGCCTTTCTTGACCAGGGTTTCGGCACCTGGCCTTTACCCGGACGCGAGTTGGGATTCTATCATTCATTTCTGCAACTGTATTCAGAATCCGCGATCGGCCCCGCTAGTGAACTTTCCGGTTTGAGACGTGAACTTCAAAGATTGCAGTCTTCAGGTATTGGCCCGTTGGAATCGATTTCAGAGTCGCTTACTTTACTGGGAGTCGCCGATGACGAGTGTGACGAATTTATTTCCCAGACGCTCCTTGCCCTGCGTGGCTGGGCTGGCATGGTGTGGCAAATGGAAACCAATGCCGAATGGATGCCCCACACAGCCCCGCCAGATAGCCTGATTGAATTTCTGGCGGTGCGTCTGATTCTTGATCGACTGGCAGCCAAATTTGTGATGCAGAATACGTTTGGCTTTGAGGGACAATTAGATTCCATTCGAAATGAGCTGCTTCAGCAAACGGACAAACATCCGCAGAACAAAACCAGTCAGCGGGCATTTACGATCTTCCAGCTCGCCCAGGTACGCGGCTGGAGTCCTGAGGATCTTCTCCATCTTTCCAGTGAACAATGGGAGACCCTCGTCCAGGAGTTTGAATTATTTTCCAGCCTCGAACGCCGACGGATTTATCATCTGGCATTCGAGCGAAAATATCGCAATGAAACTCTCGATGCAGTCGCGATTCATTCCGCCCGGCAACGCACACAACGGGATCAGTCTAAGTCCGAAACTTCACAACATCCAGCATATCAGGTTGCCTGCTGCCTTGACGATCGCGAAGAATCCTTCCGGCGGCATCTGGAAGAAATTGCTCCTGAATGTCAAACCTTCGGTATCGCAGGTTTCTTCGGCGTCGCCATGTATTACCGTGGTGCGGCCGACGCACACTTCAGCCCGCTCTGTCCCGTGAATATCAAACCCGCCCACTATGTCCAGGAAGAGACGCTTTATTCCCTTACGCAAGCCAGCCGACGACGAGCTGAAACGCGACGACGGCTTGGACGGGCAACACATCAAGCGCACATCGGAACCCGGACCTTCATCGGAGGCTTATTGACAGGGCTGCTCGGTTCACTGGCAGCCTTTCCGCTTGTTGCCAGAATTCTTTTCCCACGTACAACAGCACAAATCCGTCGTATGTTTAATCGTATTGTTCAACCTCCGATCACGCAATTGCGACTGGAACGCATGGACGACCAGCCCGGGCCCAGTAATGGTCAACTGGGTTATTCTGTTGACGAAATGGCTAATATTGTTGAAGGTGGCCTGAGAGCGTTGGGGCTCGCGAAACCAGAGTTGTTTTCACCGTTGGTGATTATTTGCGGGCACGGCTCCGCCAGCCTCAACAACCCGCATAAAGCCGCTTATGATTGTGGAGCCTGCGGTGGAGGTCGTGGTGGCCCGAATGCGCGAGCTTTTGCTCAAATGGCGAATGACCATCGCGTTCGACGCATTCTTTCGGAACGTAACCTGTTTATCCCAGATAAAACCGTCTTTGCAGGATGTTATCATAATACCTGCGATGACAGCATCACCTGGTACGATCTGGATCGGCTCCCTATTTCACAACGTGAATTGTTTGAAAAAGCGGAGAAGGATCTCAACGAAGCCCGCGCTCGCAGTGCTCATGAACGCTGCCGACGATTTGAATCAGCGGAACTGTTACTCTCTGTGAACGATGCCTTGCGGCATGTCGAAGGTCGCGCAGAAGATCTCTCACAGTCGCGACCAGAGTGTGGTCATGCCACGAATTCTCTGTGCTTTGTCGGCCGCAGAGAGTGGAGTCGCGGGATGTTTCTCGATCGGCGAGCATTTTTGACATCCTATGACCCGACACAGGATGACGCAGACAGCTCGATTCTAGAACGATTGCTGCAGGCTGTCATCCCGGTCTGTGCCGGAATTAACCTTGAATACTACTTCTCCTACGTAGATTCGGCAGGCTACGGTTGCGGGACAAAACTGGCTCACAACATCACATCACTATTGGGTGTGATGGATGGCGCCGCCAGTGATCTGCGTCCCGGGCTGCCTTGGCAAATGGTTGAAATCCATGAACCAGTTCGCTTGCTTTTTGTAATTGAAACAACACCAGAGACCATGAGGCGAATTATCGCAAACAACATTTCGATTGCCAGACTTGTGAATGGTAACTGGATACAACTTGCCGTGCTGAATGCTGAAACTTCCCAGATTCATATTTTCCGTAACGGTGATTTTGAAATGTACGAACCGGAAACGAATGAACTCCCTGTTACCGGTTCATCAATTGACTGGTACCGAGGGTGGCGCGATCATCTCGGATTCGCATCCATTCGAGATCATGATCTTTCTTCATAA
- a CDS encoding proton-conducting transporter transmembrane domain-containing protein, which yields MNTDTVFHFLGVCVVVSPALLLALFGVTSLINRPIGERLMAQATQTMVMVGLFASVAILGLMLSLDIRYVPIELGNWVVIPEQHFHFHLKFIFDRLSIPFCILSFVLCGTIGAFASRYLHREPGYNRFFVSYAIFLLGMIVSSLAGTIETLFFGWELVGLSSALLVAFFHERLNPVRNGMRVWSIYRIADAAFLIAALMLHHLTGAGDFDGLMGTGSWPDGQATISEQHALFVGLLLLIAAAGKSALVPFSGWLPRAMEGPTPSSAIFYGSLSVHLGAYLLLRVSPILELSLTLRLAVIFLGLISALYGSLVARVQTDIKSALAFASLTQVGIIVVEIGCGLRYIALIHIIGHACLRTLQLLRAPSLLQDYHTLENAIGSHLSQKKPLWVRFIPKRYRIMLYRFELERGYLDILINLLIVRPFMALFRLCDRLERRWTNFLSGGESRESDLIKPHAESLEEYL from the coding sequence ATGAACACTGATACTGTATTTCATTTTCTTGGTGTGTGCGTGGTGGTGAGCCCTGCTTTGCTCCTGGCTTTGTTCGGTGTGACCTCATTGATAAATCGGCCGATCGGGGAACGCCTGATGGCACAGGCAACGCAAACCATGGTTATGGTCGGACTGTTTGCATCAGTTGCAATTCTCGGGCTAATGCTTTCGCTCGATATCCGGTATGTCCCCATAGAACTTGGCAACTGGGTTGTAATCCCCGAACAGCACTTTCACTTTCATCTGAAATTTATTTTCGATCGATTGTCGATTCCATTTTGTATCCTGTCATTTGTTCTGTGTGGAACAATTGGTGCATTCGCCAGCCGCTACCTGCATCGAGAACCCGGTTATAACCGTTTTTTCGTCTCTTATGCCATCTTCCTGCTCGGCATGATTGTTTCTTCACTGGCGGGAACCATAGAAACACTCTTTTTCGGTTGGGAACTTGTTGGTTTATCCTCGGCATTACTGGTTGCCTTTTTTCACGAAAGGCTCAATCCTGTTCGCAATGGAATGCGTGTCTGGTCAATTTACCGAATTGCCGATGCTGCGTTTTTAATTGCAGCCTTGATGTTACATCATTTAACCGGAGCAGGAGACTTTGACGGCTTGATGGGAACGGGATCGTGGCCGGATGGACAAGCCACCATTTCCGAACAACACGCTTTGTTTGTCGGGCTACTATTACTCATTGCCGCAGCCGGGAAATCAGCCCTGGTCCCATTTTCCGGTTGGCTTCCTCGCGCTATGGAAGGACCAACACCTTCCAGCGCCATCTTTTATGGATCGCTTTCTGTCCATCTTGGCGCCTACCTGCTGTTACGTGTCAGTCCCATCCTCGAGCTTTCGCTGACATTACGACTGGCGGTGATTTTTCTCGGTCTGATCTCGGCCCTCTACGGCTCACTTGTTGCCCGCGTCCAGACTGATATCAAAAGTGCGCTTGCATTTGCTTCTCTCACCCAGGTTGGCATTATCGTTGTCGAGATTGGATGCGGATTACGATATATCGCACTGATTCATATCATCGGCCATGCCTGTCTGCGAACCTTGCAACTTCTGCGAGCGCCTTCGTTATTACAAGATTATCACACATTGGAAAATGCCATTGGCTCTCATCTTTCCCAAAAGAAACCCTTGTGGGTTCGATTTATACCGAAACGCTACCGGATCATGCTTTACCGATTTGAACTCGAACGCGGCTACCTGGATATACTTATCAATCTCTTAATTGTGCGTCCTTTCATGGCCCTGTTCCGCCTGTGTGATCGTCTGGAACGTCGGTGGACCAACTTTCTCTCGGGGGGAGAATCCAGAGAGTCAGATCTGATTAAGCCGCATGCGGAATCTCTGGAGGAATACTTATGA
- a CDS encoding sugar-binding protein, with the protein MAIIFSISLIPAGCNKQGASQKNDVAYVTNGIASFWVIAEKGAEQAGEDLGVNVEVRMPPQGVTDQKRMVQELLAQGIDGIAISPIDPANQNDLLKEIADNSILITQDSDAPDSPRECYIGMDNYEAGRMCGELVKEALPEGGEIMLFVGRLGQANARLRRQGVIDEVMDRSNDNTRYDEPGKVIKNEKYTILDTRTDDFDFPQGKANAQDAIAKYPNLKCMVGLFAYNPPLCLEAVRDAGKLDEIKIVSFDEEAASLQGIIDGTVVGTVVQNPYQYGYESVRVLNALANGDKSVIPENKIIHIPARKITKENIKEFWDELKKLTGDTEQAAASETKTGKTELPSGNESDSPDKPKVSKSNE; encoded by the coding sequence TTGGCAATAATCTTTAGTATTTCACTCATACCTGCTGGGTGCAACAAACAGGGAGCCAGCCAGAAAAATGATGTCGCCTACGTGACCAATGGAATTGCCTCTTTCTGGGTCATTGCAGAAAAAGGGGCAGAACAAGCAGGAGAGGACCTGGGAGTCAACGTCGAAGTCCGCATGCCTCCCCAGGGAGTGACCGACCAGAAAAGGATGGTTCAGGAACTTTTAGCACAAGGCATCGACGGCATTGCCATCAGTCCAATTGACCCCGCCAATCAGAATGATCTGTTAAAAGAAATCGCAGACAATTCGATACTGATTACTCAGGATTCCGATGCGCCTGACAGTCCCCGCGAATGTTATATCGGCATGGATAACTACGAAGCAGGTCGCATGTGTGGAGAGTTGGTCAAGGAAGCGTTGCCGGAGGGTGGAGAAATCATGCTGTTTGTGGGGCGGCTGGGTCAGGCAAATGCTCGCTTGCGTCGGCAAGGAGTCATTGACGAAGTCATGGACCGCTCAAATGACAACACACGATACGATGAACCCGGAAAAGTGATCAAAAACGAGAAATACACGATTCTCGACACACGGACCGATGATTTTGATTTCCCCCAGGGCAAAGCAAATGCACAGGATGCAATCGCCAAATACCCGAACCTGAAATGTATGGTGGGTCTGTTCGCTTATAATCCTCCGCTCTGCCTGGAAGCGGTACGTGATGCAGGCAAACTCGATGAAATTAAGATCGTGTCTTTTGATGAAGAAGCTGCCAGTCTGCAGGGCATCATTGATGGCACCGTGGTGGGTACTGTCGTACAGAACCCTTATCAGTACGGATACGAATCGGTACGGGTGCTCAATGCCCTGGCGAATGGTGACAAATCTGTAATCCCCGAAAATAAAATCATTCACATTCCAGCACGAAAAATCACAAAAGAGAATATAAAGGAATTCTGGGACGAACTGAAGAAACTGACGGGTGATACCGAACAGGCAGCTGCCTCTGAAACAAAAACCGGGAAGACGGAGCTTCCTTCTGGGAATGAAAGTGACTCTCCCGATAAACCGAAAGTATCCAAGTCGAATGAGTAG
- a CDS encoding sugar ABC transporter ATP-binding protein yields the protein MSSTKQAHSTPLLEVKHISKQFPGVKALHRVSLTLNQGELLAVIGENGAGKSTLMKILAGVQEPDTGKLSLEGKPISLSKVDDALDLGIALIHQELNLCENLDIAANIFLGREPGSWGIIDHRQTWIEAEKLLKRVGLNLSARTLVGDLTVGQQQMVEIAKALSINARILIMDEPTSSLSLHESESLFSVIHDLKAQGVSIIYISHRLGEVNDLADRVVVLRDGENAGELDRASISHDRMVQMMVGRSVSQFFPHTPHEPGEVILEVKQLRTPANPSHPISFTLRRSEIVGISGLVGAGRTELLQVLFGIDSPVNGSICVYGKVVQIQSPQDAIKAGLALVPEDRKAQGLVLQMAVRENMSLASLSRDQGRLGHIDFAREQSISSEMIEAMKIKTPSDRQIVQFLSGGNQQKVVLGKWMAMNPSVLLLDEPTRGVDIGAKEEIYLLMNKLAASGMAVLFVSSDLEEIRGISDRVLVMHEGQLTGELKREQLSEEAIMQLATGQTSETVTN from the coding sequence ATGAGTAGCACTAAACAGGCTCACTCAACACCGCTACTGGAAGTCAAACACATTTCAAAACAGTTTCCCGGTGTTAAAGCATTGCATCGGGTCAGCCTGACGCTGAATCAGGGAGAGCTGTTGGCTGTCATCGGCGAGAACGGTGCGGGCAAGAGTACCCTGATGAAAATCCTCGCAGGAGTTCAGGAACCCGATACCGGTAAGTTGTCATTAGAGGGAAAACCGATTTCCCTGTCTAAAGTGGATGACGCGCTGGATCTGGGTATCGCGCTGATTCACCAGGAACTGAATCTGTGTGAAAACCTCGATATCGCCGCCAATATCTTTCTGGGCCGCGAACCCGGTAGTTGGGGCATAATCGATCACAGGCAAACCTGGATCGAAGCAGAAAAGCTTCTTAAACGTGTCGGCTTGAATCTCTCCGCGCGTACGCTGGTGGGAGACCTCACGGTCGGGCAACAGCAGATGGTCGAAATTGCCAAAGCCTTATCGATCAATGCCCGCATTCTGATTATGGATGAGCCGACCTCTTCTCTCTCCCTCCATGAATCAGAATCCCTGTTCTCAGTCATCCATGATCTGAAAGCGCAGGGTGTAAGTATTATTTATATCTCACATCGGCTGGGAGAGGTCAACGACCTGGCAGATCGTGTCGTAGTGCTCCGCGATGGAGAAAACGCGGGAGAGTTGGATCGCGCTTCCATTTCCCACGATCGCATGGTGCAGATGATGGTGGGCCGCAGTGTGTCGCAGTTTTTTCCGCACACTCCGCATGAACCCGGCGAAGTGATTCTCGAAGTCAAACAACTGCGCACGCCAGCAAACCCATCGCATCCGATCAGCTTTACTCTCAGGCGAAGTGAAATCGTAGGCATCTCAGGACTGGTGGGAGCCGGAAGAACGGAACTGCTCCAGGTCCTGTTTGGCATCGATTCGCCAGTAAACGGATCAATCTGCGTCTACGGTAAAGTGGTTCAAATCCAATCTCCACAAGACGCGATCAAGGCCGGTCTGGCACTCGTTCCAGAAGATCGCAAAGCACAGGGACTGGTTCTGCAGATGGCGGTCCGCGAGAACATGAGCCTGGCCAGTCTGTCCCGTGACCAGGGACGACTGGGGCATATTGACTTTGCCCGGGAACAGTCAATTTCCAGCGAAATGATCGAAGCCATGAAGATCAAAACCCCCAGTGATCGACAGATCGTCCAGTTTTTATCAGGCGGTAATCAACAAAAAGTAGTTCTGGGAAAATGGATGGCCATGAACCCGAGCGTCCTGTTGCTGGATGAACCGACACGGGGCGTTGACATAGGCGCCAAGGAAGAAATCTATCTTCTCATGAACAAACTGGCTGCCAGTGGAATGGCTGTGTTGTTTGTCAGTAGTGACCTGGAAGAGATTCGCGGAATTTCGGACCGGGTTCTGGTGATGCATGAAGGCCAGCTGACAGGAGAACTGAAACGCGAGCAGCTCAGTGAAGAAGCGATCATGCAACTGGCGACAGGCCAAACCAGTGAAACAGTGACAAATTGA
- a CDS encoding ABC transporter permease translates to MKKILGILILLIFVCIVTAASNEHFFSAYNMQNVIRLTSLFGIISIGVAFVIISGGIDLSIGSVICLVGSLLPYLIMEMSVPVPLALLFSAVLSIVIGLSHGLLITKLKLQPFIVTLCGLLIYRGIARGITEDQTQGFGATHDSLRYLATGKINIPFLEGFRLPVPFLIMIGVALIAAFLLNKTIFGRYLKAIGNNEAAARYSGINTDLTVIMAYVICSFLAGLGGVLFALDINSVQPEGIGNFYELYAIAAAVLGGCSIRGGEGSILGVVIGAALMRVLRNSITMLGIPSQLEFAIIGAVILVGVITDELVKRYAQFRRSSEQSGL, encoded by the coding sequence ATGAAGAAAATTCTGGGCATATTAATCTTATTGATTTTCGTGTGCATCGTGACGGCTGCCTCGAATGAGCATTTTTTCTCCGCCTACAACATGCAGAATGTCATTCGGCTTACTTCCCTGTTTGGAATTATCAGTATCGGTGTAGCGTTTGTCATTATTTCCGGTGGAATCGACCTGTCGATCGGCTCTGTGATCTGCCTGGTTGGCAGCCTGCTCCCTTATCTGATCATGGAAATGAGTGTACCTGTCCCACTGGCTTTATTATTTTCGGCGGTACTCTCTATTGTAATCGGATTGTCCCATGGCTTACTGATTACGAAATTGAAACTGCAACCTTTTATTGTCACCTTATGTGGCCTTCTGATCTACCGTGGGATCGCCCGGGGAATTACGGAAGACCAGACCCAGGGCTTCGGGGCAACGCATGACAGCCTGCGCTACCTGGCGACGGGTAAAATCAACATTCCGTTTCTGGAAGGATTCAGACTGCCCGTTCCGTTTCTGATCATGATCGGCGTAGCTTTGATCGCCGCCTTTCTTCTGAATAAAACCATCTTTGGGCGGTATCTTAAAGCCATTGGAAATAACGAAGCAGCAGCCCGCTATTCAGGAATCAATACCGACCTGACGGTCATCATGGCTTATGTGATCTGCTCGTTTCTGGCCGGTTTAGGCGGAGTTTTGTTTGCATTAGACATCAATTCCGTTCAGCCCGAAGGGATTGGAAATTTTTATGAATTATATGCAATCGCGGCTGCCGTACTGGGAGGCTGCAGTATCCGAGGGGGAGAAGGCAGTATTCTGGGTGTAGTAATCGGGGCGGCGCTGATGCGGGTTCTTCGAAATTCAATTACCATGCTGGGGATTCCTTCCCAACTCGAATTTGCTATCATTGGCGCAGTGATTTTAGTCGGCGTGATTACCGATGAGCTGGTAAAACGATATGCACAATTTCGCAGGTCCAGCGAGCAGTCCGGTTTGTAA
- a CDS encoding carbonic anhydrase, which produces MQKLVDGIHEFQRNYFSQEQKLFETLVDGQNPLALFITCSDSRINPNHLTQTKPGELFIQRTAGNIVPPYGAVFGGEAATIEYAVSALKVKDIIVCGHSHCGAMGGLLDPALLEKMPAVKSYLQHAESTRRIVDENYSHLTDPQKRLVLTVQENVLVQIENLKTHPSVAAAVSRGELKLHGWVYKFETGEVYNYNPDEGQFLPIQDEEVVLSQPEVNRTLPPI; this is translated from the coding sequence ATGCAAAAGCTCGTTGACGGAATTCACGAGTTTCAACGGAACTACTTTAGCCAGGAACAGAAGTTGTTCGAAACTCTGGTTGATGGCCAAAATCCGCTTGCGCTGTTCATCACCTGTTCGGATTCAAGAATCAATCCGAACCATTTAACTCAGACTAAACCGGGTGAGCTATTTATCCAGCGGACTGCGGGAAACATTGTTCCTCCTTACGGCGCTGTGTTTGGCGGAGAAGCCGCAACAATTGAATATGCCGTGAGTGCGTTGAAGGTCAAAGATATCATTGTTTGCGGCCATTCTCATTGCGGTGCAATGGGGGGGCTGCTTGATCCGGCGTTGCTCGAAAAGATGCCCGCTGTTAAATCTTATTTACAACACGCTGAATCAACACGTAGAATTGTCGATGAGAATTACTCACACCTGACAGATCCTCAAAAGCGTCTCGTTCTGACTGTGCAGGAAAATGTGCTCGTTCAAATCGAAAATTTGAAAACACATCCGTCGGTTGCGGCGGCGGTGAGTCGTGGAGAGTTAAAGTTACATGGCTGGGTTTACAAATTTGAAACTGGTGAGGTTTATAATTATAACCCGGACGAAGGACAGTTTCTTCCCATCCAGGATGAAGAAGTCGTTTTGTCACAACCAGAAGTAAATCGAACATTACCTCCAATTTAA